A single Deinococcus depolymerans DNA region contains:
- the hpaB gene encoding 4-hydroxyphenylacetate 3-monooxygenase, oxygenase component encodes MARTGQQFLDRLRLNPPNLYIDGQRVEDATTHPATRNIAHSLAGLYDLQHDPRYRDVLTFEEDGERHATAFMVPRTKDDLRRIGEAHRLRANYSLGTLGRAPDYMNTNVMAAGMASAYFDQGESSGEPGSGRNFSENMRRYFEYVRDHDLCLTHALTNPQVNRGKQASELPDPYIAMGIVEETEAGVIVRGARMLATLPIADEILIFPSTVIKENGDRSRYAIGFGLPTNTPGLYFQCREPFDLGRDVEDHPLSSRFDEQDAFVIFDDVLVPWERVFLMYDMTLANQAYAKTDAVLHMAYQVVNQKVSKTEAFLGLAQSIVDTVGSGGFQHVQSKVSEIIVTLEIMKALQVAAVEGAQLNAYGVMTPARGPLDAARNYYPAIYPRLNEIIQLLGASGIIMMPGKADREGPLGAFIEKHLQATNASAGERLKLFRLAWDLTLSSFGARQNLYEKHFFGDPIRMHSALYEVYDKKPYVQRIREFIHQTDPVAAD; translated from the coding sequence ATGGCCCGCACCGGACAGCAGTTCCTCGACCGCCTGCGCCTGAACCCGCCCAACCTGTACATCGACGGGCAGCGGGTGGAGGACGCCACCACCCACCCCGCCACGCGCAACATCGCCCATTCGCTGGCCGGGCTGTACGACCTGCAGCACGACCCGCGCTACCGCGACGTCCTGACCTTCGAGGAGGACGGCGAGCGGCACGCGACCGCGTTCATGGTGCCCCGCACGAAGGACGACCTGCGCCGGATCGGCGAGGCGCACCGCCTGCGCGCGAACTACTCGCTGGGCACGCTGGGCCGCGCGCCGGACTACATGAACACGAACGTCATGGCCGCCGGAATGGCGAGCGCGTACTTCGACCAGGGCGAGTCCAGCGGCGAGCCGGGGTCGGGCCGGAACTTCAGTGAGAACATGCGCCGTTACTTCGAGTACGTGCGCGACCACGACCTGTGCCTCACGCATGCCCTGACGAACCCGCAGGTGAACCGCGGCAAGCAGGCGTCCGAACTGCCCGACCCGTACATCGCCATGGGCATCGTCGAGGAAACCGAGGCCGGTGTGATCGTGCGCGGCGCGCGGATGCTCGCCACCCTCCCCATCGCGGACGAGATCCTGATCTTCCCGTCCACCGTCATCAAGGAAAACGGCGACCGTAGCCGCTACGCCATCGGCTTCGGGCTGCCCACGAACACGCCGGGCCTGTACTTCCAGTGCCGTGAGCCCTTCGACCTGGGCCGCGACGTGGAAGACCACCCGCTGTCGAGCCGCTTCGACGAGCAGGACGCGTTCGTGATCTTCGACGACGTGCTCGTGCCGTGGGAGCGGGTGTTCCTGATGTACGACATGACCCTCGCCAACCAGGCCTACGCCAAAACGGACGCCGTGCTGCACATGGCGTACCAGGTCGTGAACCAGAAGGTCAGCAAGACCGAGGCGTTCCTGGGCCTCGCGCAGAGCATCGTGGACACCGTCGGCAGCGGGGGGTTCCAGCACGTGCAGAGCAAGGTCAGCGAGATCATCGTGACCCTGGAGATCATGAAGGCCCTGCAGGTGGCCGCCGTGGAAGGCGCTCAGCTCAACGCGTACGGCGTCATGACGCCCGCGCGCGGCCCGCTGGACGCCGCGCGGAACTACTACCCGGCGATCTACCCGCGCCTGAACGAGATCATCCAGCTTCTCGGCGCGTCCGGGATCATCATGATGCCCGGCAAGGCCGACCGCGAGGGGCCGCTGGGGGCGTTCATCGAGAAGCACCTGCAGGCCACCAACGCCAGCGCCGGGGAGAGGCTGAAACTCTTCCGCCTCGCGTGGGACCTGACCCTGAGCAGCTTCGGTGCGCGGCAGAACCTGTACGAGAAGCACTTCTTCGGCGACCCCATCCGCATGCACAGCGCCCTGTACGAGGTGTACGACAAGAAACCGTACGTGCAGCGCATCCGCGAGTTCATCCACCAGACCGATCCTGTGGCGGCGGACTGA
- the hpaD gene encoding 3,4-dihydroxyphenylacetate 2,3-dioxygenase gives MTIPNIIRIAHGIFYVTDLAASRHFYVDLLGLNVLHETEGALYLRANEDREWTLKLELAPEAGVKHLAYRVGTDADLDALTAFLDAQGIPWRWETELDRPRLLRFQDPYGVPVAFYAQSVKHPWLLQDYHLHRGAGLQRIDHINVMTPDVEGVMRWYMDHLGFRLSEYTEDDHGRIWAAWIQRRGSVHDLALTNGAGPRLHHFAYWMPDMGSIIRTCDILAGARMPEHIERGPGRHGVSNAFFLYIRDPDGHRIELYTSDYLTVDPDFEPIRWHLDDPRRQTLWGAKTPRSWFEEGSLLEAYEGGWVQPRESDLKGLPVHVI, from the coding sequence ATGACTATTCCGAACATCATCCGCATCGCGCACGGCATCTTCTATGTCACGGACCTCGCCGCCTCCCGCCACTTCTACGTGGACCTGCTCGGCCTGAACGTCCTGCACGAGACCGAGGGAGCCCTGTACCTGCGCGCCAACGAGGACCGCGAGTGGACCCTGAAACTCGAACTCGCGCCCGAGGCCGGCGTGAAACACCTCGCGTACCGCGTGGGCACCGACGCCGACCTGGACGCCCTCACCGCCTTCCTGGACGCGCAGGGCATCCCCTGGCGCTGGGAGACCGAACTGGACCGCCCGCGCCTGCTGCGCTTCCAGGATCCGTACGGCGTGCCCGTCGCGTTCTACGCGCAGTCCGTCAAGCACCCCTGGCTGCTGCAGGACTACCACCTGCACCGCGGTGCGGGCCTGCAACGCATCGACCACATCAACGTCATGACGCCCGACGTGGAGGGCGTGATGCGCTGGTACATGGACCACCTGGGCTTCCGCCTCAGCGAGTACACCGAGGACGACCACGGGCGCATCTGGGCCGCGTGGATCCAGCGGCGCGGCAGCGTCCACGACCTCGCCCTGACGAACGGCGCAGGGCCGAGACTGCATCACTTCGCCTACTGGATGCCGGACATGGGGAGCATCATCCGCACCTGCGACATCCTCGCGGGCGCCCGCATGCCCGAACACATCGAACGCGGCCCCGGCCGCCACGGCGTCAGCAACGCCTTCTTCCTGTACATCCGCGACCCCGACGGCCACCGCATCGAGCTGTACACCAGCGACTACCTGACCGTCGACCCGGACTTCGAACCGATCCGCTGGCACCTCGACGACCCGCGCCGCCAGACCCTCTGGGGCGCCAAGACACCCAGAAGCTGGTTCGAGGAAGGCTCCCTGCTCGAAGCCTACGAGGGCGGCTGGGTGCAACCCCGCGAGAGCGACCTCAAGGGCCTGCCCGTCCACGTGATTTAA
- a CDS encoding fumarylacetoacetate hydrolase family protein has protein sequence MKTANFMARGRQHRGVLRDGMLIDAAGEAHHPEEVQFLLPVNPGKVIALALNYADHNAELGFKTPEEPVMFLKPNTSLLPHGGTVEYPRGAQFMHYEVELGIVIGQDARRVKAKDAEDYIGGYTIANDLVVRDYVSNYYRPPMRAKGWDTFGPLGPYLVSADEVPDPYNLGLRAFVNGELRQEGNTRDMILRGPELIEFMSRFMTLQAGDVILTGTPKGVSHVKPGDVMRLEIDGLGALENDVQWESEDAEPLIAQEGQRI, from the coding sequence ATGAAAACAGCGAATTTTATGGCCCGTGGCCGTCAGCACCGTGGCGTGCTGCGAGATGGCATGCTGATCGACGCGGCGGGTGAGGCGCACCACCCGGAGGAGGTGCAGTTCCTGCTGCCCGTGAATCCCGGCAAGGTGATCGCGCTGGCGCTGAACTACGCGGATCACAACGCCGAACTGGGCTTCAAGACGCCGGAGGAACCGGTGATGTTCCTCAAACCGAACACCAGCCTGCTGCCGCATGGCGGCACGGTGGAGTACCCGCGTGGGGCGCAGTTCATGCACTACGAGGTGGAGCTGGGCATCGTGATCGGCCAGGACGCGCGGCGCGTGAAGGCGAAGGACGCCGAAGACTACATCGGTGGGTACACCATTGCGAACGATCTGGTGGTGCGGGATTACGTGAGCAACTACTACCGCCCGCCCATGCGCGCCAAGGGCTGGGACACCTTCGGGCCGCTGGGGCCGTACCTCGTGTCGGCGGACGAGGTGCCGGATCCGTACAACCTGGGCCTGCGCGCCTTCGTGAACGGCGAGCTGCGCCAGGAGGGCAACACGCGCGACATGATCCTGCGCGGCCCGGAGCTGATCGAGTTCATGAGCCGCTTCATGACCCTGCAGGCGGGCGACGTGATCCTGACCGGCACGCCCAAAGGCGTGTCGCACGTGAAGCCGGGGGACGTGATGCGCCTGGAGATCGACGGGCTGGGCGCGCTGGAGAACGACGTGCAGTGGGAGTCCGAGGATGCCGAGCCGCTGATCGCGCAGGAAGGGCAGCGGATCTGA
- a CDS encoding 5-carboxymethyl-2-hydroxymuconate Delta-isomerase, with the protein MPHLTVEYTDNLTAPRVPELLRALNGVLLARPDVYPPGGIRARAHRLTEYVVAEGAHDDAFVHVTLKIAAGRSEAVKAETGAALFEVLMSHFASDFEARSLALSLEIAEFSEAGTFKHNNIHARYRQVTS; encoded by the coding sequence ATGCCGCACCTGACCGTGGAGTACACCGACAACCTGACGGCGCCGCGCGTGCCGGAGCTGCTGCGCGCCCTGAACGGGGTGCTGCTGGCCCGTCCGGACGTGTACCCGCCGGGCGGCATCCGCGCGCGCGCGCACCGCCTGACGGAGTACGTGGTGGCGGAGGGCGCGCACGACGACGCGTTCGTGCACGTGACGCTGAAGATCGCCGCCGGGCGCAGCGAGGCCGTGAAGGCCGAGACGGGCGCGGCGCTGTTCGAGGTACTCATGAGCCACTTTGCCAGCGATTTCGAGGCCCGGTCTCTGGCCCTGTCGCTGGAGATCGCGGAATTCAGCGAGGCGGGGACCTTCAAGCACAACAACATCCACGCCCGCTACCGCCAGGTGACGTCGTGA
- the hpaH gene encoding 2-oxo-hept-4-ene-1,7-dioate hydratase, translated as MSGLSDAQVQDAARRLHAAEQSRTPMRQLSGQYPGLTIADAYRVQDAWVSHKLTQGRRVIGHKIGLTSRAMQQAVNIDEPDYGTLLDDMVFSELQPIPSGRFIVPRVEVELAFILGRDLRGPNVTVMDVLDATRWVVPAAEIIDARIERVDRETGATRKVTDTISDNAANAGIVLGGRPVRPTDVDLRWVGALLFRNGVMEETGVAAGVLNHPAEGVAWLANRLAPHGVTLRAGETVLAGSFVRPVDAAPGDLFHADYGPLGSVTLRFAR; from the coding sequence GTGAGTGGCCTGTCGGACGCGCAGGTGCAGGACGCCGCGCGCCGCCTGCACGCCGCCGAGCAGTCCCGCACGCCCATGCGGCAGCTGTCCGGTCAGTACCCCGGCCTGACCATCGCGGACGCGTACCGCGTGCAGGACGCCTGGGTGAGTCACAAGCTCACGCAGGGCCGCCGCGTGATCGGGCACAAGATCGGCCTGACGTCGCGCGCCATGCAGCAGGCCGTGAACATCGACGAGCCCGACTACGGCACCCTGCTGGACGACATGGTGTTCAGCGAGCTGCAGCCCATCCCGTCGGGGCGTTTCATCGTGCCGCGCGTGGAGGTGGAACTGGCGTTCATCCTCGGCCGGGACCTGCGCGGGCCGAACGTGACCGTCATGGACGTGCTCGACGCCACGCGCTGGGTGGTCCCGGCCGCGGAGATCATCGACGCGCGCATCGAACGCGTGGACCGCGAGACCGGCGCGACCCGGAAAGTCACGGACACCATCAGCGACAACGCCGCGAACGCCGGGATCGTGCTCGGCGGGCGGCCCGTGCGGCCCACCGACGTGGACCTGCGCTGGGTGGGCGCGCTGCTGTTCCGCAACGGCGTGATGGAGGAGACCGGCGTGGCGGCCGGCGTGCTGAACCACCCGGCCGAGGGCGTGGCGTGGCTCGCCAACCGCCTCGCCCCGCACGGCGTGACGCTGCGGGCGGGGGAGACGGTACTGGCCGGGTCGTTCGTGCGCCCGGTGGACGCCGCGCCCGGTGACCTGTTCCACGCGGACTACGGCCCGCTGGGCAGCGTGACCCTGAGGTTCGCGCGGTGA
- the hpaI gene encoding 4-hydroxy-2-oxoheptanedioate aldolase, whose protein sequence is MSAPDLHNPLKAALARGEFQLGLWLALADPYSAEIIAGAGFDWLLIDGEHAPNDVRSTLSVLQAMAAYPVTPIVRPPIGQTHLIKQYLDLGVQTLLVPMVESGAQASELVAATRYPPRGVRGVGSAIARASRWNAVPDYLHRADDQVCLLVQVESAAGLAALDDILAVEGVDGVFIGPADLSASLGHLGNPAHPDVQGAILDAVTRTRAAGKAAGILCTEAQVPHYRAAGCTFIAAGVDTTLLARAARDLAGRFQTDTGQDVY, encoded by the coding sequence GTGAGCGCCCCGGACCTGCACAACCCCCTGAAGGCCGCCCTGGCGCGCGGGGAGTTCCAGCTGGGCCTGTGGCTGGCCCTGGCCGACCCCTACAGCGCCGAGATCATCGCCGGGGCGGGCTTCGACTGGCTGCTGATCGACGGGGAGCACGCCCCGAACGACGTGCGCAGCACCCTGAGCGTGCTCCAGGCCATGGCGGCGTACCCGGTGACGCCCATAGTACGGCCCCCCATCGGGCAGACGCACCTGATCAAGCAGTACCTCGACCTGGGCGTGCAGACCCTGCTCGTCCCCATGGTCGAGAGTGGCGCGCAGGCGAGCGAGCTGGTCGCCGCGACCCGCTACCCGCCGCGCGGCGTGCGGGGCGTGGGTAGCGCGATCGCCCGCGCCTCGCGCTGGAACGCCGTGCCCGACTACCTGCACCGCGCCGACGATCAGGTGTGCCTGCTCGTGCAGGTCGAGAGTGCCGCCGGACTGGCCGCGCTGGACGACATCCTGGCCGTCGAGGGCGTGGACGGCGTGTTCATCGGCCCTGCCGACCTGAGCGCCAGCCTGGGCCACCTGGGCAACCCCGCGCATCCGGACGTGCAGGGCGCGATTCTGGACGCGGTGACCCGCACCCGCGCGGCGGGGAAGGCAGCAGGCATCCTCTGCACCGAGGCCCAGGTGCCGCACTACCGCGCGGCGGGCTGCACGTTCATCGCAGCGGGCGTGGACACCACCCTGCTCGCCCGCGCGGCCCGCGACCTCGCCGGGCGATTCCAGACGGACACTGGCCAGGACGTGTACTGA
- a CDS encoding vWA domain-containing protein — MPTPLSQMPTLELLPLRAALPAGQDSELTVLLRVHPAPVPTGNGTRPPLNLSFVIDRSGSMSGQPIEMARRAAQAAIRLMQPHDRVSVVAFDDSIDTVIAPQHVTDPETLCRAVERVTDRGSTNLYGGWLEGAMLTAQHLDPQALNRVLILSDGQANAGETRTDVIAQHVRGLTARGVSTSTVGLGHHYDETLLQAMADAGDGNYEHIENEEGLPAFFSAELQGLTRTTGQTVSLGIEPNPALGSLRCDVLNDLPRNSYGRWQLPNLKAGQPIEVVLTLHVPAQGEAPATGVARVRLAWNDRQGVRQTLRAQLTLPVLNADAYAALPDDPRVALAAERLRAARVREQAVAYAAAGDLHMSRAALTRESQRLSALHIDGLQSDVDELLSLDQDFATDERLARKRATSQSYNVRRSKPGL; from the coding sequence ATGCCCACCCCTCTGTCCCAGATGCCCACCCTCGAACTGCTGCCCCTGCGCGCCGCCCTCCCCGCCGGGCAGGACAGCGAACTGACCGTCCTGCTGCGCGTCCACCCGGCCCCGGTCCCCACCGGCAACGGCACGCGCCCCCCGCTGAACCTGTCGTTCGTGATCGACCGCAGCGGCTCCATGAGCGGCCAGCCCATCGAGATGGCCCGCCGCGCCGCGCAGGCCGCCATCCGCCTGATGCAACCCCACGACCGCGTCAGCGTCGTCGCGTTCGACGACTCCATCGACACCGTGATCGCGCCGCAGCACGTCACGGACCCCGAGACGCTGTGCCGCGCCGTGGAACGCGTCACGGACCGGGGCAGCACCAACCTGTACGGCGGCTGGCTGGAGGGCGCCATGCTGACCGCGCAGCACCTCGACCCGCAGGCCCTCAACCGCGTCCTGATCCTCAGCGACGGGCAGGCCAACGCCGGCGAGACCCGCACCGACGTGATCGCGCAGCACGTCCGGGGCCTCACCGCGCGCGGCGTCAGCACCAGCACCGTCGGCCTGGGCCACCACTACGACGAGACGCTGCTACAGGCCATGGCCGACGCCGGGGACGGCAACTACGAACACATCGAGAATGAGGAAGGCCTCCCCGCGTTCTTCAGCGCCGAGTTGCAGGGCCTGACCCGCACCACCGGGCAGACCGTCAGCCTGGGCATCGAACCCAACCCGGCGCTCGGCAGCCTGCGCTGCGACGTGCTGAACGACCTGCCCCGCAATTCGTACGGCCGCTGGCAACTCCCGAACCTGAAGGCCGGGCAGCCGATCGAAGTGGTCCTGACCCTGCACGTCCCCGCGCAGGGCGAGGCGCCCGCGACCGGTGTGGCCCGCGTGCGCCTCGCCTGGAACGACCGGCAGGGCGTCCGGCAGACCCTGCGCGCGCAGCTGACCCTCCCGGTCCTGAACGCCGATGCGTACGCCGCGCTGCCCGACGATCCCCGCGTCGCCCTGGCCGCCGAACGCCTGCGCGCCGCCCGCGTGCGCGAACAGGCCGTCGCGTACGCCGCCGCCGGGGACCTCCACATGTCCCGCGCCGCCCTGACCCGCGAGAGCCAACGCCTGAGCGCCCTGCACATCGACGGGCTGCAGAGCGACGTGGATGAACTCCTGAGCCTCGACCAGGACTTCGCCACCGACGAACGCCTGGCCCGCAAACGTGCCACCAGCCAGAGCTACAACGTCCGCCGCAGCAAACCCGGACTCTGA
- a CDS encoding MerR family transcriptional regulator yields the protein MLGIAQDWVGGIDGFVAEANVWLSRLLPEDRAGRPKDEVNARLVRHYTTSGLLPAPRREGREARYDRRHLLHLLALRRLMADGLSGKVLFGTLSGRSEADLERLAQWGTEATPHEAVVSGPPSSAVQGVSALDYLRGLRADMAGESMGMQPRELTLRAVPAQRVSRSVQVRSQVLVRRGLEVLVGEQFRWPRDEAAWEELLGEVRESLRDVQERQRGASGDDA from the coding sequence ATGCTGGGAATCGCGCAGGACTGGGTGGGGGGCATCGACGGGTTCGTCGCGGAGGCGAACGTGTGGCTGTCGCGCCTGCTGCCCGAGGACCGCGCGGGTCGCCCGAAGGATGAGGTGAATGCGCGGCTGGTGCGGCATTACACGACCTCGGGGTTGCTTCCGGCGCCGCGCCGGGAGGGCCGTGAGGCGCGGTATGACCGCCGGCACCTGCTGCATCTGCTGGCGCTGCGGCGGCTGATGGCGGACGGTCTGAGCGGAAAGGTGCTGTTCGGCACGCTGTCGGGGCGGTCGGAGGCGGACCTGGAGCGGCTGGCGCAGTGGGGAACGGAGGCGACGCCGCATGAGGCGGTGGTGTCGGGGCCTCCCTCGTCCGCCGTGCAGGGCGTGTCGGCGCTGGATTACCTCCGGGGGTTGCGGGCTGACATGGCGGGCGAGAGCATGGGAATGCAGCCGCGTGAACTGACGTTGCGGGCGGTGCCGGCGCAGCGGGTGAGTCGTTCGGTGCAGGTGCGGTCGCAGGTGCTGGTGCGCCGTGGGCTGGAGGTGCTGGTGGGAGAGCAGTTCCGCTGGCCGCGTGATGAGGCGGCGTGGGAGGAGTTGCTGGGCGAGGTGCGCGAGTCACTGCGTGACGTGCAGGAGCGGCAGCGCGGCGCGTCAGGGGATGACGCGTAG
- a CDS encoding NAD(P)-dependent alcohol dehydrogenase: protein MPTVHAYAALDATTPLQPHTIERRELRPTDIQIEILYSGVCHSDLHQARSEWGPSLYPLVPGHEIVGRVTAVGGQVTRFRVGDLAGVGCMVDSCQHCESCAEGLEQYCENGATWTYNARERDTQAPTHGGYSTAIVVTEGFAVHVPDTLDLRGVAPLLCAGITMFSPLNHWKIGRGHKVAIVGLGGLGHMGIKLAVAMGADVTLFTTSQGKADDALRLGAHHVILSNDRAAMKAARSSFDFIISTVPSGHDLNPYLATLKRDGQLVIVGALEPVGLSGVPLVVQRRSVAGSNIGGIAETQQMLDFCAEHGIVADVEMIRMQDINGAYERMLKNDVKYRFVIDMAAYRAEQEQAAD from the coding sequence ATGCCCACCGTTCATGCCTACGCCGCCCTCGACGCCACCACCCCCCTGCAACCCCACACCATCGAGCGGCGGGAATTACGCCCCACCGACATCCAGATCGAGATCCTGTACAGCGGCGTCTGCCATTCGGACCTGCACCAGGCGCGCAGCGAGTGGGGACCGAGCCTCTACCCGCTCGTGCCCGGCCACGAGATCGTCGGCCGCGTCACGGCCGTCGGTGGGCAGGTCACCCGCTTCCGCGTCGGGGATCTCGCCGGGGTCGGCTGCATGGTGGACTCCTGCCAGCACTGCGAATCCTGCGCCGAAGGGCTCGAACAGTACTGCGAGAACGGCGCCACCTGGACGTACAACGCCCGCGAACGCGACACGCAGGCCCCCACGCACGGCGGGTACTCCACTGCGATCGTCGTGACCGAGGGCTTCGCCGTTCACGTTCCCGACACCCTGGACCTCCGGGGCGTCGCGCCGCTGCTGTGCGCCGGCATCACCATGTTCTCTCCCCTGAACCACTGGAAGATCGGGCGCGGTCACAAGGTCGCCATCGTCGGCCTGGGCGGCCTGGGCCACATGGGCATCAAACTCGCCGTCGCCATGGGCGCGGACGTGACCCTGTTCACCACCTCGCAGGGCAAGGCCGACGACGCCCTCCGCCTCGGCGCGCACCACGTGATCCTCAGCAACGACCGCGCCGCCATGAAAGCCGCGCGCAGCAGCTTCGACTTCATCATCAGCACCGTTCCCAGCGGGCACGACCTCAACCCCTACCTCGCCACCCTGAAACGCGACGGGCAGCTGGTCATCGTGGGCGCCCTGGAACCCGTGGGCCTCAGCGGCGTGCCGCTCGTCGTGCAGCGCCGCAGCGTCGCCGGCAGCAACATCGGCGGGATCGCCGAGACGCAGCAGATGCTGGACTTCTGCGCCGAGCACGGCATCGTGGCCGACGTCGAGATGATCCGCATGCAGGACATCAACGGAGCGTACGAGCGGATGCTGAAGAACGACGTGAAGTACCGCTTCGTGATCGACATGGCCGCCTACCGCGCCGAACAGGAACAGGCTGCCGACTGA
- the tal gene encoding transaldolase yields MNALEQLKQMTVVVADTGDLDAIRQYQPQDCTTNPSLILKAAGLPGYAHLLDEARALGDVEAAIDQLTVRIGTELTRLVPGYVSTEVDARLSFDTDAMVGKARHLIALYAAQGVGRDRILIKLATTWEGVQAARILEAEGIRCNLTLVFSQEQAVAAAQAGAYLISPFVGRITDWYKKHTGTADYPAEQDPGVQSVRGIYRHFKTHGYPTVVMGASFRSAAQVRALAGCDRLTVSPALLGELAADTTPLERVLTPAPATETETPLTEADFRWALAANPMANEKLAEGIRGFHEDTEKLRALLRAPQPATA; encoded by the coding sequence ATGAACGCACTCGAACAGCTCAAGCAGATGACCGTCGTTGTCGCCGATACCGGCGACCTGGACGCCATCCGTCAGTACCAGCCGCAGGACTGCACCACCAACCCGTCCCTGATCCTGAAAGCGGCGGGCCTGCCCGGCTACGCCCACCTGCTCGACGAGGCCCGCGCGCTGGGTGACGTCGAGGCCGCCATCGACCAGCTGACCGTCCGGATCGGCACGGAACTGACCCGCCTGGTCCCCGGGTACGTCAGCACCGAGGTGGACGCCCGCCTGTCCTTCGACACGGACGCCATGGTCGGCAAGGCCCGGCACCTGATCGCGCTGTACGCCGCGCAGGGCGTGGGCCGCGACCGCATCCTGATCAAACTGGCGACCACCTGGGAAGGCGTGCAGGCCGCCCGCATCCTGGAAGCCGAGGGCATCCGCTGCAACCTGACGCTGGTGTTCTCGCAGGAACAGGCGGTCGCCGCCGCGCAGGCCGGGGCCTACCTGATCTCCCCGTTCGTGGGCCGCATCACCGACTGGTACAAGAAGCACACGGGCACCGCCGACTACCCCGCCGAGCAGGACCCGGGCGTGCAGAGCGTGCGCGGCATCTACCGGCACTTCAAGACGCACGGCTACCCGACCGTCGTGATGGGCGCGTCCTTCCGCAGCGCCGCGCAGGTCCGCGCCCTGGCCGGCTGTGACCGCCTGACCGTCAGTCCCGCCCTGCTGGGGGAACTGGCGGCCGACACCACGCCCCTCGAACGGGTCCTGACGCCCGCGCCGGCCACCGAGACCGAAACGCCCCTGACCGAGGCGGACTTCCGCTGGGCGCTCGCCGCCAACCCCATGGCGAACGAGAAACTGGCCGAAGGCATCCGCGGCTTCCACGAGGACACCGAGAAGCTGCGCGCGCTGCTGCGCGCCCCGCAACCCGCCACCGCCTGA